A window of candidate division KSB1 bacterium contains these coding sequences:
- a CDS encoding cyclic 2,3-diphosphoglycerate synthase, producing the protein MKRTRVLIMGAAGRDFHNFNTIYRDNDKYEVVCFTATQIPDIEGRRYPAELAGRLYSNGIPIHHERELARLIGDEKIDEVIFAYSDVSHEYVMHKASVALAAGASFKFIGTAETMLKSTKPVVAICAVRTGSGKSQTTRRVSQILKSLGKKVVVVRHPMPYGDLAKQAVQRFGSFEDLDANHCTIEEREEYEPHLRMGTVVYAGVDYAAILERAQAEADIVVWDGGNNDTPFFKPDLHIVVADPLRPGHETHYHPGETNLRMADVVVINKEANARPEDIESVREAIRANNPRADIVDAASPIFVEDSSVIRGKRVLCIEDGPTLTHGEMTIGAGVVAAQRFGAQAIVDPRPFLRGSLVDTFKMYPGIGTLLPAMGYGEKQVRDLEATINATDCDAVVIATPIDLRRLVKLNKPATRVTYELQEIGQPALADFLKRFA; encoded by the coding sequence ATGAAACGAACACGAGTTTTGATCATGGGCGCTGCCGGGCGGGATTTTCATAATTTTAACACGATTTATCGTGACAATGATAAATACGAAGTTGTGTGTTTTACGGCAACTCAAATCCCGGACATCGAAGGTCGGCGCTACCCAGCGGAGCTGGCCGGCAGGCTCTATTCGAACGGCATTCCCATTCACCATGAACGCGAGTTAGCCAGGCTCATTGGGGATGAAAAAATTGATGAAGTCATTTTTGCATACAGCGATGTGTCGCACGAATATGTGATGCACAAAGCCAGCGTTGCCTTGGCTGCCGGCGCTTCGTTCAAGTTCATCGGCACGGCGGAGACGATGTTGAAAAGCACGAAACCGGTGGTGGCGATCTGCGCGGTGCGAACCGGCAGCGGCAAGAGCCAAACCACCCGCCGCGTGTCACAGATTCTGAAAAGCCTGGGCAAGAAGGTGGTAGTGGTTCGCCATCCCATGCCTTACGGCGATCTGGCCAAACAGGCGGTGCAGCGTTTCGGCAGTTTCGAGGATTTGGACGCGAATCATTGCACCATTGAAGAGCGCGAGGAATACGAGCCGCATTTACGCATGGGCACCGTCGTTTACGCCGGCGTTGACTATGCTGCCATTTTGGAGCGTGCACAAGCCGAGGCGGATATCGTTGTTTGGGATGGCGGCAATAATGACACGCCGTTTTTCAAGCCGGATTTGCACATCGTCGTGGCTGATCCGCTGCGGCCCGGGCACGAAACCCATTATCATCCCGGCGAGACGAATTTGCGCATGGCCGACGTCGTCGTCATCAACAAAGAAGCCAATGCAAGGCCGGAGGATATCGAGAGCGTTCGCGAGGCGATTCGCGCCAACAACCCGCGTGCGGATATCGTTGACGCGGCATCACCGATTTTCGTCGAAGATTCCAGCGTCATTCGCGGCAAGCGCGTGTTGTGCATTGAAGACGGCCCGACGCTCACCCACGGCGAGATGACCATCGGCGCTGGCGTCGTCGCAGCGCAAAGATTCGGCGCGCAGGCCATCGTCGATCCGCGGCCGTTCTTGAGGGGAAGCCTGGTTGACACCTTCAAAATGTATCCCGGCATCGGCACGCTGCTGCCGGCGATGGGCTATGGCGAAAAGCAAGTTCGCGATTTGGAAGCGACCATCAACGCCACGGATTGCGATGCCGTGGTCATCGCCACGCCGATTGATTTGCGCCGCCTGGTGAAGCTCAACAAGCCGGCCACGCGCGTCACTTACGAGCTGCAGGAAATCGGGCAGCCCGCGTTGGCGGATTTTTTAAAACGCTTTGCTTAA
- a CDS encoding DUF177 domain-containing protein, whose product MKISLASLSEGLHTFNFVERLAEFGLENHPNLNDEVKIRIDMEKRSPQYVLKSFVQIGGRFACDRCTCEVEKKLSGEGQVIYSSDQAMLELSDADEIHYLAPDAKEIDLTPDLRDTILLAIPMKLLCSEECRGLCAGCGADLNIEACRCAAPPADPRWEALRKLL is encoded by the coding sequence ATGAAGATTTCGCTTGCAAGTCTGTCTGAAGGGCTGCACACGTTCAACTTCGTGGAGAGACTGGCAGAGTTTGGCCTGGAGAATCACCCGAATCTGAACGATGAGGTGAAGATTCGCATCGATATGGAGAAGCGCTCACCGCAGTACGTGTTGAAAAGTTTTGTCCAAATCGGTGGGCGCTTTGCATGTGATCGCTGTACGTGTGAAGTCGAGAAAAAATTAAGCGGGGAGGGTCAAGTGATTTACTCGAGCGATCAGGCGATGCTCGAGCTGAGCGACGCCGATGAGATTCATTATCTCGCGCCCGACGCGAAAGAAATCGACCTCACGCCTGATCTTCGCGATACGATTTTGCTCGCCATTCCGATGAAGCTGTTGTGCTCGGAAGAATGCCGGGGGCTGTGCGCCGGTTGCGGCGCCGATCTCAACATCGAAGCATGTCGGTGCGCCGCGCCGCCGGCCGATCCCCGGTGGGAGGCGCTGCGCAAGCTTTTATAA
- the rpmF gene encoding 50S ribosomal protein L32 — MPNPKRRHSRTRRDKRRTHWKLAAPNVVPCSNCRQPKLPHRACPNCGYYGDRSVFLPREK; from the coding sequence GTGCCCAATCCCAAACGTCGACACTCCCGTACTCGTCGTGATAAACGCCGGACACATTGGAAGCTTGCGGCGCCGAATGTTGTGCCTTGCTCCAATTGCCGCCAGCCCAAGCTGCCGCATCGCGCCTGCCCGAATTGCGGTTATTATGGTGATCGTTCAGTTTTCTTGCCGCGCGAGAAATAA
- a CDS encoding DUF4351 domain-containing protein, protein MQEIDHVFKTVLTRKPGIFLDLLFGRKRKIKLKEVADSQINVPELRADKALVVEDKGEIHYLMCEAMLQPRREKLLNFALKAFGNQYLLKKPTVLVIIYLAKGKYASFPDGFENRVGGLSMQFQCATIKLWEYESRILSGELKEFAPFLPLFYKRPDRRLIKFQKKLLAKTIDPELHADLTAATILIDIRAFGAEIVLAEFTKKELRMLKQTSFIQEWLTESLNEGRQKGRQEGRQEGRQEGRQEGRQEGKLSVLEVILAQKLGALPPRLRSQLQKLDGKKLDRLALKLQNINTTKDLQAWLRNGASKNSNHHRR, encoded by the coding sequence ATGCAAGAAATCGATCACGTTTTCAAAACCGTTTTGACGCGAAAGCCGGGCATTTTTTTGGATCTGCTCTTTGGCCGCAAGCGTAAAATTAAATTGAAAGAGGTTGCGGATTCTCAAATCAATGTTCCGGAGCTGCGCGCCGACAAAGCCTTGGTTGTGGAAGACAAAGGTGAAATTCATTACCTGATGTGCGAGGCCATGCTGCAACCGCGGCGGGAAAAATTGCTCAACTTTGCGCTGAAAGCTTTTGGCAATCAATATCTGCTCAAAAAACCCACGGTGCTGGTCATCATTTACCTGGCGAAAGGAAAATATGCTTCCTTCCCTGATGGCTTTGAAAACCGCGTTGGCGGCCTTTCGATGCAATTTCAATGCGCCACAATTAAATTATGGGAGTACGAGTCAAGAATTTTGAGCGGGGAGTTAAAGGAATTTGCGCCGTTTTTGCCGCTGTTTTACAAACGCCCCGACCGTCGTCTCATCAAGTTTCAGAAAAAATTATTGGCGAAAACGATCGATCCAGAATTGCATGCGGATTTGACCGCGGCGACTATTTTGATTGATATCCGCGCTTTCGGAGCGGAAATTGTGCTCGCTGAATTCACCAAGAAGGAGCTGCGTATGTTAAAACAAACGAGTTTCATTCAAGAATGGCTCACCGAGAGTCTGAACGAAGGCAGGCAGAAAGGCAGGCAGGAAGGCAGGCAGGAAGGCAGGCAGGAAGGCAGGCAGGAAGGCAGGCAGGAAGGCAAGCTCTCAGTTCTTGAGGTTATTTTGGCGCAAAAACTCGGTGCGCTTCCGCCTCGGCTTCGGAGCCAGTTGCAAAAGCTTGATGGCAAGAAATTGGATCGACTGGCCTTGAAATTGCAAAATATCAACACCACAAAGGATTTACAAGCCTGGTTGCGAAATGGCGCATCAAAAAATTCCAACCACCATCGCCGTTGA
- a CDS encoding PorV/PorQ family protein yields MKKIFLLLLLASSAFAADPIGFAFLRVPVGARPAAMGASFLAVSRDAHAIYYNPAGLATVPRRTGAFGYLNHILDIQSFFGAYVHPHARGSYGIAINYADYGEFTRINEFGEENGSFGANTLVAYLSYSRLRGERLMLGVNVKLIRAQLEKFSADGFAVDVGFIYQSGIMDNLTFAGGVFNLGKERSAFIKTKERLPLNFQFGISKKLAHLPLLYCLSLIKYQEEELRFRAGGEFTLSKGLLMRLGYDSVRSDQKVGTDGDRFAGLSFGLGLAVDDYTLDYSLSSFGEVGSLNRLSFSMTF; encoded by the coding sequence ATGAAAAAAATTTTCCTTTTGCTTCTCCTTGCCAGTTCTGCCTTTGCCGCCGATCCAATCGGTTTTGCCTTCTTGCGCGTGCCGGTCGGCGCACGGCCGGCGGCGATGGGCGCGAGTTTTCTCGCGGTTTCGCGCGATGCGCATGCCATTTATTATAACCCCGCCGGCTTGGCGACCGTGCCGAGGCGCACCGGCGCTTTCGGGTATCTCAATCACATTCTCGATATTCAAAGCTTTTTCGGCGCCTACGTGCATCCGCATGCGCGCGGCAGTTACGGCATCGCCATTAACTACGCCGATTACGGCGAATTTACACGCATTAATGAATTCGGCGAAGAAAATGGCAGCTTCGGCGCCAATACACTCGTCGCTTATTTATCCTACTCGCGATTGCGCGGCGAGCGGCTCATGCTGGGCGTGAATGTTAAATTGATTCGGGCGCAGCTCGAGAAATTTTCTGCGGATGGCTTCGCGGTGGATGTGGGTTTTATTTATCAGTCCGGCATTATGGACAATCTGACATTTGCCGGCGGTGTTTTTAATCTCGGCAAAGAGCGTTCGGCATTCATTAAAACCAAAGAACGGCTGCCGCTCAATTTTCAATTTGGTATTTCCAAAAAATTGGCGCATCTGCCTTTGCTGTACTGCCTGAGCTTGATCAAATATCAAGAAGAGGAGCTGCGCTTCCGCGCCGGTGGCGAGTTCACATTGTCCAAAGGCCTGCTCATGCGCTTGGGCTACGATTCGGTTCGCAGCGATCAAAAAGTCGGCACCGATGGTGATCGCTTTGCGGGTCTTTCGTTCGGGCTCGGTTTGGCCGTTGACGATTACACGCTCGATTACAGCCTGTCGTCATTCGGCGAAGTGGGCAGTTTGAATCGCCTGAGTTTTTCCATGACGTTTTGA
- the plsX gene encoding phosphate acyltransferase PlsX produces MRIALDAMGGDHAPAAIVQGGLEAAKLAHGDYEIVFVGDKAQIEQEINRHPLLTRGENLRYSIYHASEKIEMCDVPTVALKKKKDASVLVAARLHREGQVDAVVSAGHTGAAMAASLMELGRIRGVNRPGIGSLIPNGYGVTLLIDVGANVDCKPIQLVQFGLMGSIFMNRVIGLESPKVALLSNGEERSKGTEVIREAYGLLEARDNLNFIGNVEGRDILKGTADVVVCDGFVGNVILKFAESLGAVFRHHIKRQIGKRIFRQIGAFLLQPTFTGLRKIFDYEEYGGAPLLGINGVCIICHGGSTPKAIRNAIREAVKMVSEGVTQIIGEELQTQNGVKLVEQEA; encoded by the coding sequence ATGCGTATCGCATTGGACGCCATGGGCGGGGATCATGCGCCGGCGGCGATAGTGCAAGGCGGCTTGGAAGCGGCAAAGCTGGCTCACGGCGATTACGAAATTGTGTTCGTCGGCGACAAGGCGCAAATCGAGCAGGAAATCAACCGGCATCCTTTGTTGACCCGCGGCGAAAATTTGCGTTACTCGATTTATCACGCTTCGGAAAAAATCGAGATGTGTGATGTTCCCACGGTGGCGTTGAAAAAGAAAAAAGACGCCTCCGTGTTGGTGGCGGCGCGTCTGCATCGCGAGGGCCAAGTCGATGCGGTGGTTAGCGCCGGCCACACCGGCGCCGCCATGGCAGCGAGTTTGATGGAACTCGGACGCATTCGCGGCGTCAATCGCCCGGGCATCGGCTCGCTTATTCCAAACGGTTATGGCGTGACGCTGCTCATCGACGTCGGCGCCAACGTCGACTGCAAACCGATTCAACTCGTGCAATTCGGTTTGATGGGCAGCATCTTCATGAATCGTGTCATCGGCCTGGAGTCGCCCAAAGTGGCGCTTTTGAGCAACGGCGAAGAGCGCTCCAAAGGCACCGAAGTTATCCGCGAGGCTTACGGGCTGTTGGAAGCGCGCGACAATCTGAATTTTATCGGCAATGTCGAAGGCCGCGATATTCTCAAAGGCACGGCGGACGTTGTCGTGTGTGACGGTTTTGTCGGCAACGTCATTCTCAAGTTTGCCGAAAGTCTCGGCGCGGTGTTTCGCCATCACATCAAGCGGCAAATCGGCAAAAGAATTTTTCGCCAAATCGGCGCTTTTTTGTTGCAGCCGACTTTTACCGGCTTGCGCAAAATTTTTGATTATGAGGAATACGGCGGCGCGCCGTTGTTGGGCATTAACGGCGTCTGCATCATTTGCCACGGCGGCTCGACGCCCAAAGCGATTCGAAATGCCATCCGTGAGGCCGTCAAAATGGTTTCGGAAGGTGTCACCCAAATTATT
- a CDS encoding SPOR domain-containing protein, whose amino-acid sequence MENGNRTIAWIGGILIVGVAVLLGWLVWTNKEKKPESTVTQANIIGDSLATPVELPTQEPPAQPPPQVVMDTEGRYTVQVSSWRTQRRAERDAQRFSEKGFNAYVQSAYIPSLGGTWYRVRVGAYATKAEAREMAARLTELLESGYWVDRYRKP is encoded by the coding sequence ATGGAGAACGGAAATCGGACTATCGCCTGGATCGGGGGAATTTTGATCGTGGGAGTAGCCGTTTTGTTGGGCTGGCTGGTATGGACAAATAAAGAAAAAAAGCCGGAATCAACAGTTACACAAGCGAACATTATCGGCGATTCTTTGGCCACACCAGTGGAATTGCCAACGCAAGAACCACCGGCGCAGCCGCCGCCGCAAGTGGTGATGGACACGGAAGGCAGGTACACCGTGCAAGTCTCATCGTGGCGAACGCAACGGCGCGCGGAGCGGGATGCGCAGCGTTTTAGCGAGAAAGGCTTCAACGCCTACGTGCAGAGCGCGTATATTCCATCGCTGGGCGGGACGTGGTATCGTGTCCGCGTCGGCGCTTACGCGACTAAGGCCGAAGCGCGGGAAATGGCGGCCCGCTTGACGGAACTTTTGGAGTCCGGCTATTGGGTCGATCGCTACCGCAAGCCCTAA
- the sucC gene encoding ADP-forming succinate--CoA ligase subunit beta has translation MKIHEYQGKEILRKFGVAVPRGKVASTAEEVGVIADQLGGGTVVVKAQIHAGGRGKGGGVKIAKNPHEAYEIAKQMIGMQLVTHQTGPEGKRVNKVLVEQGLSIARELYVGIVLDRAVSQLVMMASTEGGVEIEKVAAETPEKILKEYIDPLTGLRPAQARKLAFGLGLQGEAFKNAVKFFHALYKAYVESDCSLAEINPLVVTNDGQVLALDAKINFDDNALYRHPDYAELRDLSEEEPLEVEASKYRLNYIKLDGEVGCMVNGAGLAMATMDIIKLAGSSPANFLDVGGGASPETVENGFRILLSDKNVKAVLINVFGGIVRCDRIATGVIQAARNVHISVPLVVRLEGTNAKEAAQLLNDSGLPLIVANNLKDAAEKVVAAIQGEA, from the coding sequence TTGAAGATTCACGAATATCAAGGCAAAGAAATTTTGCGGAAATTTGGCGTGGCGGTGCCCCGGGGAAAAGTTGCCAGCACGGCCGAAGAAGTGGGTGTGATTGCCGATCAATTGGGCGGCGGAACGGTTGTGGTCAAAGCGCAAATTCACGCCGGCGGCCGCGGCAAGGGCGGCGGCGTTAAAATTGCCAAAAACCCGCACGAGGCCTACGAGATTGCCAAGCAAATGATCGGCATGCAGCTCGTCACCCATCAGACCGGGCCGGAAGGCAAGCGCGTCAACAAAGTGCTGGTGGAGCAAGGCTTGAGCATCGCCCGCGAATTGTACGTCGGTATCGTGCTTGACCGCGCCGTCTCGCAGCTTGTGATGATGGCCAGCACTGAGGGCGGCGTTGAGATTGAGAAAGTCGCCGCGGAAACGCCGGAGAAAATTTTGAAGGAGTATATCGATCCACTCACCGGCCTGCGTCCGGCGCAGGCGCGGAAACTTGCATTCGGACTCGGCCTGCAAGGCGAGGCTTTCAAAAACGCGGTGAAATTTTTTCATGCGCTTTACAAAGCTTATGTGGAATCGGATTGCTCGCTTGCCGAAATCAACCCGCTGGTGGTGACAAACGATGGGCAGGTGTTGGCGCTCGATGCCAAAATCAATTTCGACGACAACGCTTTGTACCGCCATCCGGACTATGCCGAGCTGCGCGATCTGTCTGAAGAAGAGCCGCTGGAAGTTGAGGCCTCAAAATACCGGCTCAACTATATCAAGCTCGATGGCGAAGTTGGCTGCATGGTCAATGGCGCTGGTCTGGCGATGGCGACGATGGATATTATCAAGCTCGCCGGCAGCTCCCCTGCCAATTTTCTCGACGTCGGCGGCGGCGCCAGCCCGGAGACCGTGGAAAATGGCTTCAGGATTTTGCTCTCGGATAAAAACGTCAAAGCGGTTCTCATCAACGTGTTCGGCGGCATCGTGCGCTGCGACCGCATTGCCACTGGTGTGATCCAAGCGGCAAGGAACGTCCACATCAGCGTGCCGCTCGTGGTTCGCCTCGAAGGGACCAATGCCAAAGAAGCCGCACAGTTGCTCAACGATTCCGGCCTGCCGTTGATTGTTGCGAACAATTTAAAAGACGCAGCCGAGAAGGTTGTGGCGGCGATTCAGGGCGAAGCGTAG
- the arcC gene encoding carbamate kinase has protein sequence MNRKTVVIALGGNAITREFEEGNIYQQFVNTRRSLVGVVALVEQGYRVVLTHGNGPQVGNALIRVEATRHLAPPLPLGVIVADLQGGMGYMIQQSLLNMLHRHGIQKEVVTLITQVVVHPDDPSIKNPTKFVGPFYPAEKVEELQRQHGWILKEDSGRGWRRVVPSPEPLAIVEKNVIKELVANGRIVIAAGGGGIPVYLDREERLEGINAVIDKDLSSAILARDIGADELVILTGVEKVAIDFAKPTQRWLDRMTIAEAKQYLAEGQFPAGSMGPKILGAINFLESGGKRVVISSIEMLAEAMAGETGTVIE, from the coding sequence ATGAACCGCAAAACCGTTGTCATTGCCCTCGGCGGCAACGCCATCACCCGCGAATTTGAAGAAGGCAATATTTATCAACAATTCGTCAACACGCGGCGGAGCCTGGTCGGGGTAGTCGCGCTGGTGGAGCAGGGATATCGGGTGGTGCTTACGCATGGCAACGGTCCGCAAGTGGGCAACGCGTTGATTCGCGTCGAAGCCACGCGCCACCTGGCGCCGCCGCTGCCGTTGGGCGTGATTGTCGCTGATTTGCAAGGCGGCATGGGATACATGATTCAGCAATCGCTGCTGAACATGCTGCATCGGCACGGCATCCAAAAAGAAGTGGTGACGCTGATCACACAAGTCGTCGTACATCCCGATGACCCCTCGATCAAAAACCCGACGAAGTTTGTCGGGCCATTTTATCCGGCGGAAAAAGTCGAAGAGTTGCAGCGCCAGCACGGCTGGATTTTGAAAGAGGACAGCGGGCGCGGCTGGCGCCGCGTCGTGCCTTCGCCGGAGCCGCTCGCCATTGTCGAAAAAAACGTCATTAAAGAATTGGTGGCAAACGGCCGCATTGTCATCGCGGCCGGCGGCGGCGGCATTCCCGTTTATCTCGACCGCGAAGAGCGGCTCGAAGGCATCAACGCCGTGATCGACAAGGACCTCTCCTCGGCGATTTTGGCGCGCGACATCGGCGCCGACGAATTGGTAATTCTGACTGGCGTTGAAAAAGTGGCCATTGATTTTGCCAAGCCAACACAGCGCTGGCTGGATCGCATGACGATTGCCGAAGCAAAGCAATATCTCGCCGAAGGCCAATTTCCGGCGGGCAGCATGGGACCGAAGATTCTCGGCGCCATCAATTTTCTCGAGAGCGGCGGCAAGCGCGTGGTGATTTCTTCGATTGAAATGCTGGCGGAGGCGATGGCAGGTGAGACCGGAACGGTGATTGAATGA
- the sucD gene encoding succinate--CoA ligase subunit alpha, protein MSILVDKKTRVLVQGITGGEGSFHTTQMMEYGTKVVAGVVPGKGGQKFNDSVPIFNTVADAVRETGANAAAIFVPPAFAADAILESAAEGVAVIVTITEGIPTTDMLPVKAFLKKTGARMIGPNCPGIISPGKCKIGIMPGFIHQPGRVGVISRSGTLTYEAVKQLSDLGIGQSTCIGIGGDPIIGTTHTDALKLFAEDENTDAVVLIGEIGGTAEDEAAAYIKKYFDKPVVAFIAGRTAPSGRRMGHAGAIIAGGKGTAAEKMEALRKAGAFVCESPAEIGVMMQKALGKTKKVFVVKASPVKKQNKTNKKPGKTKRAAVAAVR, encoded by the coding sequence TTGAGTATTCTGGTTGACAAAAAAACGCGCGTGCTGGTGCAGGGCATCACCGGCGGCGAAGGGTCGTTTCACACGACCCAAATGATGGAATATGGCACCAAAGTCGTCGCCGGCGTGGTGCCGGGAAAGGGCGGGCAAAAATTCAACGATAGCGTGCCGATTTTTAATACGGTGGCAGACGCCGTGCGCGAAACCGGCGCCAATGCAGCGGCGATTTTCGTTCCACCGGCTTTTGCGGCGGACGCAATTTTAGAATCTGCTGCTGAAGGCGTGGCGGTGATCGTTACGATTACTGAAGGTATTCCCACGACTGATATGCTGCCGGTGAAAGCGTTTTTGAAGAAGACCGGCGCACGCATGATCGGCCCGAATTGTCCGGGCATCATCTCGCCGGGCAAGTGCAAGATCGGCATCATGCCGGGCTTCATTCACCAACCGGGGCGGGTCGGCGTCATTTCCCGCAGTGGCACGTTGACTTATGAGGCGGTCAAACAGCTCTCCGATCTCGGTATCGGCCAGTCAACCTGCATCGGCATCGGCGGCGATCCGATCATCGGCACGACGCACACCGATGCGCTGAAACTTTTTGCCGAAGATGAAAACACGGATGCGGTGGTGCTCATCGGAGAAATCGGCGGCACCGCCGAGGACGAAGCGGCGGCTTACATTAAAAAATATTTTGACAAACCCGTTGTCGCCTTTATCGCCGGCCGCACGGCGCCGTCGGGAAGACGGATGGGGCATGCCGGCGCCATCATCGCCGGCGGCAAAGGCACGGCAGCAGAGAAGATGGAAGCTTTGCGCAAAGCCGGTGCTTTCGTTTGCGAAAGCCCGGCGGAGATCGGCGTGATGATGCAAAAGGCCCTGGGCAAGACGAAGAAGGTGTTTGTCGTTAAGGCTTCGCCGGTAAAAAAGCAAAACAAAACGAACAAGAAACCGGGCAAAACCAAGCGAGCCGCGGTTGCCGCTGTCAGATAA
- the ndk gene encoding nucleoside-diphosphate kinase encodes MERTLAILKPDCVAAKKMGKVLDRIEAAGFRIIGMKMTRLTPEVAGKFYEVHKERGFYKDLVGFMSSGPVVVLALEKENAVADFRKLIGATDPAEAAAGTIRRDFAASKQNNIVHGSDSPENGRIEIAFYFSGQKLIEAQ; translated from the coding sequence TTGGAACGTACCCTCGCAATTCTCAAACCAGATTGTGTTGCAGCAAAGAAAATGGGCAAAGTGCTCGACCGCATCGAAGCCGCGGGATTTCGGATAATCGGCATGAAAATGACACGCCTGACTCCGGAGGTGGCGGGAAAATTTTATGAAGTCCATAAAGAGCGCGGCTTTTATAAAGATTTGGTTGGTTTCATGTCGAGCGGCCCAGTGGTGGTGCTCGCGCTGGAAAAGGAAAATGCCGTGGCCGACTTCCGCAAGCTGATTGGCGCCACCGATCCGGCCGAAGCCGCGGCGGGAACAATCCGGCGGGATTTCGCCGCCAGCAAGCAAAACAACATCGTGCATGGCTCGGACTCTCCGGAAAACGGGCGGATCGAAATCGCTTTTTATTTTTCTGGCCAGAAGTTGATCGAAGCGCAATAG
- a CDS encoding thymidine phosphorylase produces MTAREIITKKRDGKNLTESEINFFIHAYLRGEIADYQMSALLMAIYFQGMSFDETVTLTRIMRDSGEMVDFSHLPAMKVDKHSTGGVGDKVSLILAPLVAAAGIYVPMISGRGLGHTGGTLDKLESIPGFQTRLPLDRFKKQVEEIGTCLIGQSEKICPADRRIYALRDATATVQSIPLICGSILSKKLAEGIEALVLDVKVGNGAIFEDTATAETLAEHLLRTATAFNLNSVALLTDMSQPLGIAVGNWVEVCEAIEVLQGRGPDDTKQVTLALGAIMLQLAGKIKDWRTGMTRLRTLLENGVAWQKFLEIVRAQEGDVTFLENPDKYPAPKNRINVKAGEAGFVAAINAREIGRLCMLLGAGRKTVDEAIDYTAGMLLQKKIGDPVQPGEPLITLQNSGQMPDNHFQQKARACFSIRREPASPPKLLQKLFDARGVHVITEMD; encoded by the coding sequence ATGACGGCTCGTGAAATCATTACCAAAAAAAGGGACGGCAAAAATCTGACGGAGAGCGAAATCAATTTTTTCATCCACGCCTATCTGCGGGGTGAAATTGCCGATTATCAAATGTCGGCGCTGCTCATGGCGATTTATTTTCAAGGCATGAGCTTTGACGAAACCGTAACCCTCACCCGCATCATGCGCGACTCCGGGGAAATGGTTGATTTCTCGCATCTACCGGCCATGAAAGTTGACAAGCACAGCACCGGCGGCGTTGGCGACAAAGTCTCTTTGATTCTCGCGCCTTTGGTGGCCGCGGCGGGGATTTATGTGCCGATGATTTCCGGGCGCGGCCTTGGTCACACCGGCGGCACGCTTGACAAACTTGAATCCATTCCCGGATTTCAAACGCGGCTGCCGCTCGATCGTTTTAAGAAACAAGTTGAAGAAATCGGCACGTGTTTGATCGGTCAAAGTGAAAAAATTTGCCCGGCCGATCGCCGGATTTATGCCCTGCGTGATGCGACGGCCACGGTACAGTCGATTCCGTTGATTTGCGGCAGCATTCTCAGTAAAAAACTTGCCGAAGGTATCGAGGCGCTGGTGCTCGATGTCAAAGTCGGCAACGGCGCCATTTTTGAAGATACTGCCACGGCTGAGACATTGGCCGAGCACTTGCTTCGCACCGCAACCGCGTTTAATTTAAACAGCGTCGCATTGCTTACGGATATGTCGCAGCCGCTGGGCATCGCCGTTGGAAACTGGGTGGAAGTTTGCGAAGCGATTGAGGTGCTGCAAGGAAGAGGGCCGGATGATACAAAACAAGTCACGCTGGCGCTCGGCGCGATCATGCTGCAGCTTGCCGGAAAAATCAAAGATTGGCGAACCGGCATGACCCGCCTGCGCACGCTGTTGGAGAATGGCGTGGCGTGGCAAAAATTTTTGGAAATCGTTCGCGCACAAGAAGGCGATGTGACGTTCTTGGAAAATCCCGATAAATATCCCGCCCCCAAGAATCGGATTAACGTGAAAGCGGGCGAGGCCGGTTTCGTCGCTGCGATCAATGCGCGAGAAATCGGACGGCTGTGCATGTTGCTCGGCGCCGGCCGGAAAACGGTTGATGAGGCCATCGATTATACCGCCGGCATGTTGCTTCAAAAAAAAATCGGCGATCCGGTACAGCCTGGCGAGCCGTTGATCACCCTCCAAAATTCCGGCCAAATGCCGGATAATCATTTCCAACAAAAGGCACGCGCCTGCTTTTCGATTCGTCGCGAACCGGCAAGCCCTCCCAAATTGCTGCAGAAGCTTTTCGATGCGCGCGGCGTTCATGTTATTACGGAGATGGACTGA